The Canis lupus familiaris isolate Mischka breed German Shepherd unplaced genomic scaffold, alternate assembly UU_Cfam_GSD_1.0 chrUn_S1610H1801, whole genome shotgun sequence genome has a window encoding:
- the LOC119878428 gene encoding oncomodulin, whose amino-acid sequence MSITDVLSADDIAAALQECQDPDTFEPQKFFQTSGLSKMSASQVKDVFRFIDNDQSGYLDEEELKFFLQKFESGARELTESETKSLMAAADNDGDGKIGADEFQEMVHS is encoded by the exons ATGAGCATCACAGACGTCCTTAGCGCTGACGACATCGCAGCAGCCCTGCAGGAGTGCCAAG aCCCAGATACTTTCGAACCCCAAAAATTCTTCCAGACATCGGGCCTCTCTAAGATGTCGGCCAGTCAGGTGAAGGATGTTTTTCGGTTCATAGACAATGACCAGAGTGGATATCTGGATGAAGAAGAGCTTAA GTTTTTCCTCCAGAAGTTCGAGAGTGGTGCTAGAGAGCTGACAGAGTCAGAAACCAAGTCTTTGATGGCAGCTGCAGACAATgatggtgatgggaaaattggAGCTGACG AATTCCAGGAAATGGTGCATTCTTAA